The nucleotide sequence ttatccaggaagtgacatcaccatgttatctaggaagtgaagccttgatgcagtagtaagtgcagggaaaaaagcactttattagaatttcctgtaataagtgaatattggtgatttttataacttttgggggcaatacaatactttaataaaaatttttgccagacttctactttaaaggggttgttcaccaaaatgtttttttttttttttcaaatccactggtacaAGATAgtgtagatttgttatttacttctatcaaaaaatgtcaagtctttcagcacttatcagctgcaaaCTGCAGTTCCCGCAGGGTTAACATGGCACAGGAGTAGCATGGATTGGGAACTTTGGAAtgggcaggtgagtatttttttgttttcatgcCACCCTTACCCATTTTTTCTCTGAGGCTGAACACCCCCTTTAAACCATTGGACATATGAAAATGTCATGTAACAGTAAGTCCTAGTGTTACATTACCTACCTAATACTTCAAGAAGCATTTCTATATATGTAAAAGGAGAGTGGATATTTATGCAGAAATGAAGAGTTGTTAACACTGTTAATTCCGATCTCAGAATATCTTCTTTTTTGTAAGGAAATCCTGCCGATCCCAGAAACTGCACAACCATGTGGTTGTTGATAATCTGCAATGGACAACAAagctacattatacatatatatgtattttataataTTATCTTTTGCTTatatacctttaaaggggtactaaatgttttttccttttaaatcaactagtaccagaaatttgtaagatttgtaaattacttctatttaaaaatctaaagtcttcctgtacttatcagctgctgtatgtcctgcaagaagtgttttattcttttcagtttgacactctgctgccacctctgtcagagcagcagcaaatccccatagaaaacctctcctgctctggacagttcctgacatggacagaagtggcagcagggagcactgtgtcagactggaaagaatacaccacttcctgcaggacatacagcagctgaaaagtactggaagtcttaagattttaaaacagaagcaagttacaaatctttatactTTTCTCACATTAGTTGATACTTTATACCTCAGCCCCGTATTGGTTATTTTTAAAGTTGCAGATTTTATATGTGGACTTCCACAATAGATTACTGTAAATACCTGAGAATGAAATTATACAATCTCACAGCCATGTCTCTACAGGCAGAGGGGCAATTAGAGGTATGAATACAGAAAAATCACTCTGACTACATGCAAATAGTCTGACTACATGCACCATAATGGCTACATTGCATGATCTGCATAGGACACACGCTGTATTAAAAAGTATAGTTTTAGACTTTGCAAAAACTACGAACTACAAAACAAGGTGGGGACCTTGCTATAACCACAATGGTGCATTGCCCTTGGTCTATTAGCCTTATTCCTGCTGTCTGGTTCCCTGTAATAATACATTAAATGTCTTACATTAGAGTGGAAATGTAACTTGcttgtgatctgtatacaggacGCCAAATGGAGCATAAACATATCACACAGACCGGCTTTTGCAGAGTCCCACATCTTGACTTGCATTACATTCTGGCTTTCAGCACTGGATTTATATAGCTCCTCTACACGCAGGATCATGAACCTGAAACAGAGAGTGCTTACTACTGTTACCATCAGGACTGCAATGACAGTCTAGAAATACCTGATATACCTGACAGTATTCAAAATTATAAATTTCCTGTTGGGCCTAAGGCAGCACACAAATGTTGTGCTGCCTACAgactccaggaaataaaaataatttcagGCAATGAAATTATATCCATACCTGTCTAACAATTCCACCGCCTGGTATTTGGTGGAGTTGTCCTGACGCCAGTGCTCTGACAATAGGAAGACCAGCTCTGTAATAACAATAAGAattataatactactactaatagtaatatatatgtgttgataaaatagaaaagttatacagtggtacctcagttctcgaacttaattggttccggaaggcagtttgacaaccaagcagtgtcttcccataggaaataatgtaaaggtgtttaattggttccagcacccaccaataattacctacagtacccatatattacattgatatgTGCCCAGTAcaggacagaacagcactatactgtgtattatacataagaaacattcaacaaaaccagcaattataatacagtagtcaccaaccCCTCTCTCATACTGTATAGAGTGcctccccatcccagcactgtaatggatgggagatggtggtgcactgactgtactaccactgtactgtatatgcactccagcagtcttatactgtactgtgctgtatgtgaagcctcaccagtgctaaactaaccaggtacaacccaccatccatgctcgcaaaaacgttcagataccgagtacttcaagaatGGGGGccggaaaagtgtttgagaaccaaagcaaactttccttgaaaatacattttgagttccaagcagtttgagaacggAGGTACCACTGTAGATTTAttccaaataaatatatatatatatatatatatgctccatTTAAGTATAGCTATCATTCTTAGggcctattacatagagcgataatcgggcGCATCAGCCTGATtcggtgaattatcgctccgtgtaatagagacaatgatcagttgatgaaacgattattgtctggtcgtttctttaggccttgacctaaaatcatcgggcaccgaccgcgcatcgctacgtgttatAGCGATGCGTGGCTGGCGACTGACGTTTCAGCAAAAAGTTTACATTACTTCTCAACGTTCAgagtctcctcctgcgctctgcatgcttcttcccggtcccacgcgctgcagcttcagagcggcctgtcccagctgacagaccgctcagccaatcactggcatcgGTAGTCCCGGACAGTAATTGGCTGACCTAAGTACTTACCTATCACTTTTGGCTGTTTAAAGGAGCCTGCATGCTCCGATAAGTGATCTAGAGTATTCTCATTGTCATTCACCAAGCAAATTAGAATATCTTCTATCACTTCATGAGGGGCTATTCCGAATATGGTGCCAGGTTGTGAAGCTCTCTTTGACTTAAGCAGAAGTTGGTTCATTCTTCAACCGTAACAACTCACTGTAAAAGACATCACgattagagatgagagcaactggAGCATGGTCGGGTCTgactgtgcagcatttgattagcggtggctgaagaagttggatgcagccctagggagtcctggaaaacctggctACAGCTTAGTGTACAAAAGTGTTCCATGTAAAAAAtgttgacatacagtatataaacttAGATCACATTAAGTGTTGTATCGCCAAGGGGTGGTGGAGTGCTCAGCcatctctggcagctccatagacaatgactgGAGCAGCTGCGCACAAGCACAACTCACCTCTCTGTTCCAAAACAAAACCCAGGTCCCTATTCTCAAGATCTGAGAGGGCAGGGCGTTTAGAGCTAGCAGTCATACCGACAAAGTtatactggcccagatttatcaaagggtgtaaaatatgcaTTGGTgtgaactgcccatagcaaccaataacagctcagcttccattttaccagagctggttactgattggttcctgtgggcagtttacacccgtCTATATTTtcaaccctttgataaatctcccccattgttttttttattatttagcttTGTATTTTGAtaatataaaaacaataataatgtaTTATAATTTATACTGCGCTAATATATTCAGAAGAatagggtggattcacactacggaatccgggcaGAATCTCGCCCCCGCTTGCAGGCATCTCCGCCTATGCCTCAGACTCCATTCTGTGGTCGGGCAAATTCCGCTGTCtgaccaaagaattgacatgtcaagtgcTATAGCTCCCCTAATATGTCATGTACGTGGGCCTCCAATGTACTCCATCTTCCCTATGTGTAATTTAAAAACAGAAacaaagccatactcacctgcctgcaGCACTCCTCTGGTggtgcatgagtgatgtcactcaagcAGAAGGAGATGAGTCACCAGAGGAGCGCTGCAGGCAAGTGAGTGAGAGcaccctcttgtggccagaggcagaataccAATGGTTCCTCCCTCTGTCAGtgcactatttaaaggggtactccagcggggggggggggaggtggctgagggaaaagacgtccactcacctccccggttccagtggcgggtcccgcatcgcggcactctggtgcctggttcccggccgcttcctggtgtctgacacgggcccgagacgtgacgtctcaggtccgctcagccagtcagtgaggtGGGAtcagtttcaagtccgctcagatcccgcctctgtaaCTGACTGGCTCTGGCCTTCGggctcgggcccgcatcagacaccaggaagcagcaggggaccggagcgccgcgatgcgggacccgccgctgggatcggggaggtgagtggacgtcttttccctcagccacctcctccccagtcccagcaaagAAGTTTTTCTCCGACTGTCCCTTAAAAGTCTGGACAGTTAGCAACTATGCAACACTGATCTGTCTAGAAACATGTTGTCTTCGTTTTTATGGTTTATGCTTCATGTACGCATGAAATGTTCATTCACAATTTGTCTAACACAATGTCAACATATTAGACAATAAGGTGTTAGGTTTTGCTCCACAGTTTTTCATTTACCAAAGGTTGTATATCGGGGGATCATATAGATACTTTAAATCATCActgtaattaaaaataaaacttttcatgTGTCGGATCTCAACTTCTTTTCTAATGAGTATGGGCACTGGCAGCCATTCTGTATAGTGGAGGGCGGCGATGCCAGTCACACAAGACTCACCACCTAATGCTGTGTAATAAAGAATGACAATGACAATGAAAATGACAATGACTTTCTCTGGTTTTGACTAGTTTCAGCTATTATTCATTCACACAGTCGGATTAGAGAGGCACTACACAgcatcactgtatacacagaccATATGGCCCACCTGGCTATCCACAATATTATGTATTGCTGTGTGAGTGTAATGTCCACTATTCCTTTGTAATATagtagactagaaaatgtacctggcgctgcccgggtataaagtgtcagtgtattaattagatttgttctaaggtgcccaggaggccaagctaaaggtatt is from Dendropsophus ebraccatus isolate aDenEbr1 chromosome 14, aDenEbr1.pat, whole genome shotgun sequence and encodes:
- the CNTD1 gene encoding cyclin N-terminal domain-containing protein 1; amino-acid sequence: MNQLLLKSKRASQPGTIFGIAPHEVIEDILICLVNDNENTLDHLSEHAGSFKQPKVIELVFLLSEHWRQDNSTKYQAVELLDRFMILRVEELYKSSAESQNVMQVKMWDSAKAGLCDMFMLHLASCIQITSKLHFHSNIINNHMVVQFLGSAGFPYKKEDILRSELTVLTTLHFCINIHSPFTYIEMLLEVLGNNGSSLRLKDVQDMCVMVLDLVYLQRNPMFEAVLKAFVDPSTQTSIQRSNFLKVKEDQMLLATGVISASTSIIDRDLWNEVQEHLSNITGITVNSVFDMCSAILTHCVGEAQPTPI